One window of the Anopheles cruzii chromosome 2, idAnoCruzAS_RS32_06, whole genome shotgun sequence genome contains the following:
- the LOC128268058 gene encoding splicing regulator ARVCF produces MHSEDDLIGRTYNHHHQQQQPQQPQQQHQTTQHQITTVTKVVREVKQLGADGTPFDYVAMPLDMGSDGQPIDYVSMPMGIYTTRTQYLNYNHMDQPDQPGMGGPGVGGQSQAQHLPPGAKVLGAGPGGGGGGSGHYQDYEHYAQYADGGVGGVSGGVGYDLGQPGHHQAHPQSYLGEYPMNDRSNTPHNSSENSDASIPMPMGVGPSAAAAAAASLMAGPGGYLQGQYDEMGEYVIAPSPGGPVDRLYPDNPSAMVYGYVSTPPYGTLSSHMDPHNGAVEPTYATKQQLAYEAAAAAAAASAQQQRGGGGGGGGGGGGPMVAPDGSCYYDGDEDLHQQMSNLQIHNHVFLQHIITSPGGSGGRGGVSGGANGDGSGSIGGGGSGMGMVDLDEQQRQMKWRDPNLTEVIGFLSHPNNAIKANAAAYLQHLCYMDDPNKQRTRTLGGIPPLVKLLGHEHTDVFRNACGALRNLSYGRQNDENKRAINKAGGIQSLIHLLRRTAESDIKELVTGIIWNMSSCEDLKRFIIDDAVVVIVSYIIIPHSGWDPANPGETCWSTVFRNASGILRNVSSAGEYARKKLRECEGLVDSLLYVIRIAIEKSNIGNKIVENCVCILRNLSYRCQEVEDPNYDKNPIPHHSSADGGSVGGSGGGGGGGGGAIVSAASSKGENLGCFGASKKKKEQQAAAAAAQQQQQQQQQQQQQLAATDKDHSAANGDPARMAYKNTAHYKGAEQLWQPDVVHSYLALLQSCSNPETLEAAAGALQNLAACYWQPSIEIRATVRKEKGLPILVELLRMEVDRVVCAVATALRNLAIDQRNKELIGKYAMRDLVQKLPSGNPQCDQGTSDDTIAAVLATLNEVIKKNAEFARSLLDAGGVERLMNMSRQKLKYTPRVLKFASQLLFTMWQHQDLRDVYKKHGWKEQDFVTKTIASRNLNSSNGGGSGGGVGGGGGSGAGGSYSDNSPNSPNNTLNRPMASQSGTRYEDRTMKRQQASSSANNGGQAMSLPPGDGTIKMGR; encoded by the exons ATGCATAGTGAGGATGATCTAATTGGCCGAACATAcaatcaccatcaccagcagcagcagccgcagcagccgcagcagcagcatcaaacGACACAGCATCAGATCACGACCGTTACGAAGGTCGTGCGCGAGGTGAAGCAGTTGGGCGCGGATGGAACACCGTTCGACTATGTAGCAATGCCTCTGGACATGGGAAGCGACGGTCAACCAATCGACTACGTGTCGATGCCGATGGGTATCTACACCACGCGGACACAGTACTTAAACTACAACCACATGGATCAACCGGACCAGCCCGGGATGGGTGGCCCGGGGGTGGGCGGACAGTCACAAGCGCAACATCTGCCACCCGGCGCCAAGGTGCTCGGTgcgggtccgggtggtggtggtggtggttccggtcaCTATCAGGACTACGAGCACTACGCACAGTACGCCGAcggcggtgttggtggcgtCAGCGGTGGCGTCGGCTATGACCTTGGCCAACCGGGTCACCATCAGGCGCATCCGCAGTCGTATCTGGGCGAGTATCCGATGAACGATCGCTCGAACACGCCACACAATTCGAGCGAAAACAGTGACGCCTCCatcccgatgccgatgggcGTCGGACCTtcggctgcggccgccgctgccgccagctTAATGGCCGGCCCGGGAGGCTACCTGCAGGGGCAGTACGACGAGATGGGCGAGTATGTCATAGCGCCGTCACCGGGTGGACCGGTGGACCGGCTGTACCCGGACAATCCGTCGGCCATGGTGTACGGGTACGTATCGACCCCACCGTACGGTACGCTCAGCTCCCACATGGATCCCCACAATGGGGCGGTGGAACCGACGTACGCCACGAAACAGCAGCTAGCGTACgaggcggctgcggccgcggcagccgctagcgcgcaacagcagcgtggcggcggaggcggtggtggtggtggtggcggcggaccgATGGTAGCTCCGGATGGGTCGTGTTACTACGATGGTGACGAAgacctgcaccagcagatgtCGAACCTGCAGATACATAATCACGTGTTTCTCCAGCACATCATCACCTCgcccggtggcagtggtggcagAGGCGGGGTGAGTGGCGGAGCGAACGGAGACGGCAGTGGCAGtattggcggtggcggcagcggcatgGGTATGGTCGATCTggacgagcagcagcgccagatGAAGTGGCGCGACCCGAACCTCACCGAGGTGATCGGTTTCCTCAGTCACCCGAACAACGCCATCAAGGCGAACGCGGCCGCCTACCTGCAGCACCTGTGCTACATGGACGACCCGAACAAACAGCGGACCCGCACGCTCGGTGGCATCCCGCCGCTGGTGAAGCTGCTCGGCCACGAGCACACGGACGTGTTCCGGAATGCGTGCGGTGCGCTGCGCAATCTGTCGTACGGGCGGCAGAACGACGAAAACAAGCGTGCAATTAACAAGGCGGGCGGCATCCAGTCGCTGATACACCTGCTCCGCCGGACGGCCGAGTCCGACATCAAGGAGCTGGTGACGGGCATCATCTGGAACATGTCGTCGTGCGAGGATCTGAAGCGGTTCATCATCGATGACGCGGTCGTCGTGATCGTGTCGTACATCATCATTCCGCACTCGGGCTGGGACCCGGCCAATCCGGGCGAAACGTGCTGGAGCACCGTGTTCCGGAACGCGTCCGGCATCCTGCGCAACGTCAGCTCGGCCGGCGAGTACGCGCGGAAGAAGCTGCGCGAGTGCGAGGGGCTCGTCGATTCGCTGCTGTACGTCATACGGATAGCGATAGAGAAGTCCAACATTGGCAACAAGATCGTCGAGAACTGTGTGTGCATCCTGCGGAATCTCTCGTACCGGTGCCAGGAGGTGGAGGATCCGAACTACGACAAAAATCCCATCCCCCACCACAGCTCGGCCGATGGCGGCAGTGTAGGagggagcggcggcggcggcggcggtggtggcggtgccatCGTGAGTGCTGCGTCTTCGAAGGGCGAAAATTTAGGTTGCTTTGGGgcgagcaaaaagaaaaaggaacagcaggccgcggcagcagcggcacagcagcagcagcagcaacaacaacagcagcagcaacagctagCCGCCACCGACAAGGACCACTCGGCGGCGAACGGAGATCCGGCGCGAATGGCATACAAAAACACTGCTCACTATAAAG GAGCCGAACAGCTGTGGCAACCGGACGTTGTACATTCTTATCTTGCCTTACTGCAGAGCTGTTCGAATCCGGAAACGCTCGaagcggcggccggtgccctGCAGAACCTGGCCGCCTGCTACTGGCAGCCGAGCATCGAGATCCGGGCGACGGTGCGCAAGGAGAAGGGCCTGCCGATCCTGGTGGAGCTGCTGCGCATGGAGGTGGACcgggtggtgtgtgcggtggccaccgcgctcCGCAATCTAGCAATCGACCAAAGAAACAAGGAGCTGATCGGGAAGTACGCGATGCGCGACCTCGTGCAGAAGCTACCGTCGGGCAACCCGCAGTGTGATCAGGGCACGTCGGACGACACGATAGCGGCGGTGCTGGCCACGCTCAACGAGGTGATCAAGAAGAATGCCGAGTTTGCCCGGTCGCTGCTGGATGCGGGCGGGGTCGAGCGGTTAATGAACATGTCGCGGCAAAAGCTAAAGTACACCCCGCGCGTCCTCAAGTTCGCCAGCCAGCTGTTGTTCACGATGTGGCAGCACCAGGATCTGCGCGACGTGTACAAGAAGCACGGCTGGAAGGAGCAGGACTTTGTGACGAAAACGATTGCCTCGCGGAACCTCAATAGCAGTaatggtggtggcagtggtggcggtgtcggtggcggcggtggcagtggggCCGGTGGCAGCTACAGCGATAACTCACCCAACTCGCCCAACAACACACTCAACCGTCCGATGGCATCGCAGAGCGGTACCAGATACGAGGACCGCACCATGAAGCGGCAACAGGCCTCATCGTCGGCCAACAATGGTGGCCAGGCGATGTCCTTACCACCCGGTGATGGTACGATAAAGATGG GAAGATGA
- the LOC128267587 gene encoding phosphatidylinositol N-acetylglucosaminyltransferase subunit A: protein MRICIASDFFYPNMGGVEEHIFNLSQCLLARGHKVIIITHSYADRKGVRYMTNGLKVYYVPIKVFYNQVVLPTMICNIPLLRYILIREQIEIVHGHSAFSTLAHETMNIAQLLGLRSVFTDHSLFGFADLSAVVTNKFLEISLANCNHCICVSHTGKENTVLRAKVHQDKVSVIPNAVDTAYFTPNPCRRPNDDETINVVVVSRLVYRKGVDLLAGILPKLKHLPNVHFIIGGDGPKRALLEEIRERNNIQDRVVMLGALEHAKVRDVLVQGHIFLNTSLTEAYCMAIVEAAACGLQVVSTKVGGIPEVLPSSLMILTEPTVESVYRGLREAIRREVEKKQIASSRYLNGSLGGHTSKSPQTPPPMHSHRSCAFERNQTVANLYNWNNVTERTEKVYRTVLREPSATLDIMMKNCLRSGVWPFVLVISLCHLLLRFLDWFVPRKFIDLCCTDNPFASNVVPVAPPPHNVQAMKHEHGGGSVAARRKRERFSCRQVALALDE from the exons ATGAGAATATG TATCGCATCGGACTTCTTTTACCCCAACATGGGCGGAGTCGAAGAGCACATCTTCAACCTATCGCAGTGTTTGCTCGCCCGAGGCCACAAAGTGATCATCATAACGCACTCGTACGCTGACCGCAAAGGTGTCCGGTACATGACAAATGGCCTGAAGGTGTACTACGTTCCGATCAAAGTGTTCTACAATCAAGTCGTGCTGCCGACGATGATCTGCAACATTCCACTGCTTCGTTACATTCTTATCCGCGAGCAAATTGAAATCGTTCACGGACATTCCGCTTTCAGCACGCTGGCCCACGAAACGATGAACATAGCGCAATTACTAGGCTTGCGG TCTGTTTTCACCGACCACAGCCTGTTCGGGTTTGCTGATCTGTCGGCGGTGGTTACGAACAAATTTCTGGAAATTTCTCTCGCCAACTGCAACCATTGTATTTGTGTGTCCCATACCG GTAAAGAAAATACTGTTCTTCGCGCCAAAGTTCATCAGGACAAGGTATCTGTGATACCGAACGCTGTCGACACGGCCTACTTTACACCGAATCCCTGTCGGAGGCCTAACGACGATGAGACAA TTAACGTGGTCGTAGTGTCGCGATTAGTGTATCGCAAGGGGGTCGATTTGTTGGCCGGCATTCTACCGAAACTCAAACACCTGCCCAACGTACACTTCATCATCGGAGGCGATGGACCCAAGCGGGCGCTCTTGGAAGAGATACGCGAGCGAAACAACATTCAGGATCGCGTAGTGATGCTGGGAGCGCTCGAGCACGCCAAGGTGCGGGATGTACTCGTGCAGGGACACATTTTCCTCAATACCTCCCTCACCGAGGCGTACTGTATGGCTATCGTAGAGGCTGCCGCGTGTGGACTTCAGGTGGTTTCGACAAAAGTCGGTGGCATTCCCGAAGTCCTACCTTCGAGTTTGATGATCCTCACCGAACCGACCGTGGAGTCCGTCTACCGGGGCTTAAGAGAAGCGATACGGCGCGAGGTGGAAAAGAAGCAAATTGCTAGCTCACGGTATCTGAATGGCTCGCTCGGGGGACACACGTCAAAATCGCcccaaacaccaccaccgatgcaCAGCCACCGGTCTTGTGCATTCGAACGGAATCAAACCGTTGCCAATCTTTACAACTGGAACAACGTGACGGAGCGCACGGAAAAGGTCTACCGAACGGTGCTACGGGAACCGTCTGCTACGCTGGATATTATGATGAAAAA CTGCCTCCGAAGTGGCGTTTGGCCGTTTGTTCTAGTCATCTCACTGTGCCATTTGTTGCTGCGCTTCCTGGACTGGTTCGTTCCGCGCAAATTTATTGATCTCTGCTGCACGGACAATCCGTTCGCCAGCAATGTGGTTCCAGttgcgccgccgccccacAACGTTCAGGCGATGAAGCACGAACACGGCGGCGGATCTGTCGCTGCCCGAAGAAAGCGGGAAAGGTTCTCTTGCCGTCAGGTGGCCCTCGCCCTCGACGAGTGA
- the LOC128278740 gene encoding protein split ends, whose product MSETNEDLLTYDLGNDDPAMLNEDELLLSDEEGGIKIDQQDEEFLLSESEEWVSKQLSTRECDSIETPAGEPVKIEHEPPQRRRGGHTAGAAESKDAVTCENSSGGLREPHTSVVVASAVHKEHQEVSDARTETSMASTAEDNDTEADCADSVLSQETATTDSKSLSSVATTAVSESMVGGSQRSSDSRVFVSPARSNAESMRTTLSGGSTRSERIAASQQCDTTSSEDVNDLYTSGHNPSDLDHSYDTDESNEKRGWKNETKGQDQRHTAVQQQLHHHQQQQHHHQQQQQQQHHQQQQQQHLHGPGNRQPHPGGFGKPVLKHPLLAPGQQQPHAGMGNPLLGPHGGLAGFGLPLGGNRIDFRTGGNRPRFPVRPNFPPEMNQYRGIGRMNFPPGGHPPGVHPPPGPMGPRGLGMPIPHRGFPQRPLPFDMMRPVRPGDRAAYEGMRLRPLVAANAGGPMYRGAAPLNGPTTGGTGVQPGGPRPAPGSNGPQFGPHPSQMQPNQSVPVGQIGGPNAAAVGGVSVAPPQSLLSGTFDPMSVGGKPLPAIVTPAVAPFPQKVLINPNFKGGVEAVKNQLMRDAALNSQQFVASVSSVGRQVSDEELLRQQEEFINKNRIEVEKRRQERSPSPSRERDRDRERERERERDRARSRERETRERERERERDRDRERERDVRSRDRETRARSRDREYSPRRAYHRAAPGGESRERELAGRPRRNFGRGRNESRERDDDHRFPKRRKSGDYGDNHRGNHERNDDDEDPETRAYRIEIEKQKATREKMLREKEMRRKRAAEEKLKSRSNESKPQENTPPKLTPLVVTEKKIITLKKKPDPTTVPATSTDDEMRHRHADTERVAHHATSKSNEQQHHGRDGGSRGSGRSTANDLHESNEASTTTPVDSFQRQRQNSELTSEAIELDLLEELLLREPTPEPMPTRPKTVVTTTTTTNSSQVTTTTNTTSARAVIATSSSTGSSNSPKERSGGARRIVLKPMASGAAKKDRQEARIDQHHQQQQQHHHHHHHQQSATVLSGSKRRIFDRLDKRIGVNEADKQKIQRLVKHN is encoded by the exons ATGTCGGAAACAAA TGAGGATTTACTTACCTACGATTTGGGCAACGATGATCCGGCTATGCTCAACGAAGACGAACTGCTGCTGTCCGATGAGG AGGGCGGCATCAAAATTGACCAGCAGGACGAGGAGTTTCTGTTGAGTGAATCGGAAGAATGGGTAAGCAAACAGCTGTCCACGCGAGAGTGTGATTCGATCGAGACTCCCGCCGGTGAACCTGTGAAGATCGAACATGAGCCGCCGCAGCGTCGAAGGGGAGGACACACGGCTGGTGCAGCTGAGAGCAAAGATGCGGTAACCTGTGAGAACTCGAGCGGCGGTTTACGCGAACCGCACACCTCCGTGGTGGTTGCCAGCGCTGTGCACAAGGAACACCAGGAAGTATCGGATGCACGCACCGAAACCTCGATGGCCTCGACGGCGGAAGATAATGACACCGAAGCGGATTGTGCTGATTCCGTGTTATCACAAGAGACCGCTACAACGGACTCGAAGAGTTTGTCCTCGGTGGCAACGACTGCTGTATCCGAGTCAATGGTGGGCGGGAGTCAAAGGTCATCGGATTCGCGAGTGTTCGTTTCACCGGCCCGTTCGAACGCAGAAAGTATGCGTACCACACTTAGCGGGGGATCGACCCGATCCGAACGGATAGCAGCAAGCCAACAGTGTGATACGACCTCATCGGAAGATGTGAACGATTTATACACGAGTGGGCACAATCCGTCCGACCTGGACCATTCCTATGATACGGATgaatcgaacgaaaagcgTGGATGGAAGAATGAAACAAAGGGTCAAGATCAGCGGCATACGGCCGTGCAGCAACAGcttcatcaccaccagcaacagcagcaccaccaccaacaacagcaacaacagcaacaccatcaacagcaacagcaacagcatctACACGGGCCAGGAAACCGACAACCACACCCGGGTGGCTTCGGAAAGCCGGTTCTAAAGCATCCCCTGCTTGCTCCCGGCCAACAGCAACCACATGCTGGTATGGGCAATCCGCTTCTCGGACCGCACGGTGGTCTAGCCGGATTCGGTTTGCCACTCGGCGGTAACCGAATCGACTTCCGCACCGGTGGTAACCGGCCACGGTTTCCGGTGCGGCCCAATTTTCCCCCGGAAATGAACCAGTACCGAGGCATTGGCCGAATGAACTTTCCTCCCGGTGGTCATCCGCCAGGCGTACACCCTCCACCGGGTCCGATGGGTCCTCGGGGTCTTGGAATGCCGATACCGCACCGTGGCTTTCCACAGCGACCACTTCCCTTTGATATGATGCGACCGGTGCGACCAGGAGACCGGGCAGCGTACGAGGGAATGCGTCTAAGACCATTGGTGGCGGCAAATGCCGGTGGTCCTATGTATCGGGGTGCGGCACCGCTGAACGGGCCGACTACTGGTGGTACAGGTGTGCAGCCGGGTGGCCCGAGACCAGCTCCTGGTTCAAATGGCCCCCAGTTTGGACCGCACCCATCGCAAATGCAACCGAACCAATCGGTCCCGGTGGGGCAGATAGGTGGACCAAATGCCGCAGCTGTTGGTGGGGTATCTGTGGCTCCTCCTCAGTCGCTGCTTTCCGGCACTTTCGATCCGATGTCGGTGGGAGGAAAACCGTTGCCAGCAATTGTGACGCCAGCCGTAGCTCCGTTTCCACAAAAAGTCCTGATCAATCCTAATTTTAAGGGGGGCGTCGAAGCCGTGAAGA ATCAGCTGATGCGCGATGCTGCTCTCAACTCGCAGCAGTTCGTTGCCAGTGTTAGTTCCGTCGGCCGTCAGGTCAGCGATGAGGAACTGTTACGACAGCAGGAAGAGTTCATCAACAAGAATCGTATCGAGGTGGAGAAACGGCGCCAAGAGcggtcaccgtcgccgtcgcgagAGCGCGATCGGGACAGGGAACGTGAACGAGAACGCGAGCGGGATCGCGCTCGATCACGTGAAAGAGAAacgcgggaacgggagcgagAACGGGAGCGTGATCGCGAccgagaacgagaacgagatGTACGATCGCGCGATCGAGAAACACGGGCACGCTCTCGTGATCGTGAATACTCACCCCGGCGAGCGTATCACAGGGCAGCCCCAGGTGGCGAAAGCCGTGAGCGAGAATTGGCGGGAAGACCGAGACGAAACTTTGGCCGCGGTAGAAATGAGAGTCGCGAACGTGACGATGATCATCGGTTCCCGAAGCGTCGAAAGAGCGGTGATTACGGTGACAACCATCGCGGTAATCACGAG cgcaacgacgacgatgaggatcCGGAAACGAGAGCGTATCGTATCGAGATCGAAAAGCAGAAAGCGACACGGGAGAAGATGCTGCGCGAAAAGGAGATGCGCCGCAAGCGGGCCGCTGAGGAGAAACTGAAGAGTCGCTCAAAT GAGAGTAAGCCACAGGAGAATACTCCACCGAAACTCACGCCACTGGTGGtaacggagaagaaaattaTTACGTTGAAAAAGAAACCTGATCCAACGACGGTACCGGCAACGTCGACCGATGATGAAATGCGTCACCGCCATGCGGACACGGAGCGTGTCGCTCATCATGCGACTAGCAAATCGAATGAACAGCAACACCATGGGCGAGATGGTGGTTCCCGTGGTTCCGGTCGGTCGACTGCAAATGATTTGCACGAATCAAACGAAGCATCGACCACCACTCCCGTGGACAGCTTCCAACGGCAGCGTCAAAATAGCGAGCTAACGTCGGAAGCGATTGAATTGGATCTGCTCGAGGAGCTTCTGTTGCGTGAACCCACTCCCGAACCGATGCCGACGAGGCCGAAAACtgtggtcaccaccaccacaaccaccaacaGTAGTCAGGTTACGACCACTACCAACACTACATCCGCTCGAGCGGTTATTGCAACTTCTTCAAGCACCGGATCGAGTAACAGCCCCAAGGAGCGCAGCGGCGGAGCGAGGCGGATCGTGCTGAAGCCGATGGCATCGGGAGCGGCGAAAAAGGATCGACAGGAGGCGAGAATCgaccagcatcatcagcagcagcagcagcaccatcatcatcaccatcatcagcaatcGGCGACCGTCCTCAGTGGCAGCAAGCGACGAATCTTCGATCGGCTGGACAAGCGCATCGGGGTGAATGAGGCTGACAAACAGAAGATTCAAAGGTTAGTCAAGCATAATTAA